In Eschrichtius robustus isolate mEscRob2 chromosome 11, mEscRob2.pri, whole genome shotgun sequence, the following proteins share a genomic window:
- the UCP2 gene encoding dicarboxylate carrier SLC25A8, whose amino-acid sequence MVGFKATDVPPTATVKFLGAGTAACIADLITFPLDTAKVRLQIQGERQGPVQAAASAQYRGVLGTIMTMVRTEGPRSLYKGLVAGLQRQMSFASIRIGLYDSVKQFYTKGSEHAGIGSRLLAGSTTGALAVAVAQPTDVVKVRFQAQARAGGGRRYQSTIEAYKTIAREEGFRGLWKGTSPNVARNAIVNCAELVTYDLIKDTLLKANLMTDDLPCHFTSAFGAGFCTTIIASPVDVVKTRYMNSALCQYRSAGHCALTMLQKEGPQAFYKGFMPSFLRLGSWNVVMFVTYEQLKRALVAACASQDAPF is encoded by the exons ATGGTTGGGTTCAAGGCCACAGATGTGCCCCCTACTGCCACTGTGAAGTTCCTGGGGGCTGGCACAGCTGCCTGCATTGCAGATCTCATCACCTTTCCCCTGGATACTGCTAAAGTCCGGCTACAG ATCCAAGGAGAAAGGCAGGGGCCAGTGCAGGCTGCGGCCAGTGCCCAGTACCGCGGGGTGCTGGGCACCATCATGACCATGGTGCGCACCGAGGGCCCCCGCAGCCTCTACAAAGGGCTGGTCGCCGGCCTGCAGCGCCAGATGAGCTTCGCCTCCATCCGCATCGGCCTCTACGACTCTGTCAAACAGTTCTACACCAAGGGCTCTGAGC ATGCCGGCATCGGGAGCCGCCTCCTGGCAGGCAGCACCACAGGTGCCTTGGCTGTGGCCGTGGCCCAGCCAACAGATGTGGTAAAGGTCCGATTCCAAGCGCAGGCCCGGGCTGGAGGTGGCCGGAGGTACCAAAGCACCATTGAGGCCTACAAGACCATTGCCCGAGAGGAAGGGTTTCGGGGACTCTGGAAAG GGACCTCTCCCAATGTCGCTCGTAATGCTATTGTCAACTGTGCTGAGCTGGTGACCTATGACCTCATCAAGGACACTCTCCTGAAGGCCAACCTAATGACAG ATGACCTCCCTTGCCACTTCACTTCCGCTTTCGGGGCGGGCTTCTGCACCACCATCATCGCCTCCCCTGTCGACGTGGTCAAGACGAGATACATGAACTCTGCCCTATGCCAGTACCGCAGTGCTGGCCACTGCGCCCTCACCATGCTCCAGAAGGAGGGTCCCCAAGCCTTCTACAAAGG GTTCATGCCCTCCTTTCTCCGACTGGGTTCCTGGAACGTGGTGATGTTCGTCACCTACGAGCAGCTAAAACGGGCCCTCGTGGCTGCCTGCGCTTCCCAGGATgctcccttttga